One window from the genome of Cyanobacteriota bacterium encodes:
- a CDS encoding ATP-binding protein gives MTITTFVLDDLLSSHPHLRSQIYFKSSLTALSHAMEDQVLAGGDQPLVIASFQRERFYRQEASRYLRIAERTSQVYVLAAPETDFTSRSDQYETIAFDPTEPLSQEWNLVVVGCNYATCLVCREHKANDPQLRQSSLPLAELPTMDQARRFEGIWTFDRKVTQAAALLMLDRILTYRPELAEKVAQAKMLLQAEQSTSFHNVDPAPFADRLVTYLQAGQYKLLKAYRSIAIQERKERLVNSITDAIRRSLDSQEILQVAVTELGQALHVDRCLIYRCKATDVDALIQHEFLNQETALEATDSPALRSLAGQTWPLKDNPLFAEVVETRSYAYADQVATDPRLNVPLPRWQTALKEGRSDDNTQLSFLDLAERWQIRSWLMVPVLYQHRLLGIVELHHCRHTLHRWTEDELSLINAIATQVGVALIQAEAYANLDDLNQQLEALDRTRSNLVAITGHELRTPLSTIQVCLESLASEPDMPLDLRQVMITTAMADAERMRKLIQDFLTLSRLESGRVEWRLEPLPIRECVDLALSSLRTRNAKLQLPNITTHVPNELPLAHADGEWMVEVITKLLDNACKFTEPKGNITIEAKSNGNEMLEVTVADTGRGIEPDRLEVVFDRFYQEEGALRRSTGGTGLGLAICRQIVTGMGGQIWAESAGRDKGSKFHFTIPIFKDYT, from the coding sequence CTAGACGATCTGCTAAGTAGCCATCCCCATCTGCGATCGCAGATTTATTTCAAGTCATCACTCACAGCACTATCCCATGCGATGGAAGATCAAGTACTGGCGGGTGGTGATCAGCCATTGGTTATTGCTAGCTTTCAGCGAGAGCGGTTCTATCGCCAAGAAGCAAGTCGCTATCTACGTATTGCTGAGCGTACATCCCAGGTGTATGTGCTTGCTGCTCCAGAGACTGACTTTACCAGTCGATCTGACCAATACGAAACCATTGCCTTTGACCCAACTGAACCACTGAGCCAAGAGTGGAACTTGGTGGTAGTTGGGTGCAATTATGCCACCTGCCTAGTGTGCCGAGAGCACAAAGCCAATGATCCGCAGTTGAGGCAGTCGTCTCTGCCATTAGCAGAATTGCCTACGATGGATCAAGCCCGTCGCTTTGAGGGGATTTGGACGTTTGATCGCAAGGTTACCCAAGCTGCTGCCCTACTGATGCTTGATCGTATCCTCACCTATCGTCCAGAATTAGCTGAAAAGGTTGCCCAAGCTAAAATGCTCTTGCAGGCTGAGCAATCAACCTCCTTTCACAATGTGGATCCAGCTCCCTTTGCCGATCGCCTCGTTACCTACTTGCAAGCTGGCCAATACAAACTGCTCAAAGCCTATCGCTCTATCGCCATCCAAGAGCGTAAGGAGCGTCTGGTTAATTCCATCACCGATGCCATTCGTCGCTCCTTAGACTCCCAAGAAATTCTCCAAGTAGCGGTTACGGAACTTGGGCAAGCTCTGCACGTCGATCGCTGCTTGATCTATCGCTGCAAAGCGACGGATGTGGATGCCCTAATTCAGCATGAGTTTCTAAATCAAGAAACTGCTCTGGAAGCTACAGACTCTCCGGCCTTGCGCTCCCTAGCTGGACAAACGTGGCCGTTGAAAGATAACCCCCTGTTTGCAGAGGTCGTGGAAACTCGGAGTTATGCCTATGCTGACCAAGTTGCCACTGATCCCCGTCTAAATGTGCCTCTACCGAGATGGCAAACGGCCCTGAAAGAGGGGCGGTCTGATGACAACACTCAACTTTCATTTCTAGATTTGGCCGAACGTTGGCAAATTCGCTCATGGCTGATGGTGCCTGTGTTATACCAACATCGCCTACTAGGCATTGTGGAATTGCACCACTGTCGGCACACCCTACACCGGTGGACAGAGGACGAACTATCCCTCATCAATGCGATCGCCACTCAAGTGGGGGTGGCCTTAATTCAAGCGGAGGCATACGCTAACCTAGATGACCTCAACCAACAACTAGAGGCTCTAGATCGCACCCGCAGTAATCTTGTTGCTATCACAGGCCACGAGTTACGCACTCCCCTTTCTACTATCCAAGTCTGCTTAGAGAGTTTGGCTAGTGAACCTGACATGCCTTTAGATCTGCGTCAGGTGATGATTACAACTGCTATGGCAGACGCAGAGCGGATGCGCAAACTGATTCAAGATTTTCTCACATTGTCACGGTTGGAAAGCGGTCGAGTTGAGTGGCGGCTAGAACCGTTACCCATTCGGGAATGTGTCGATTTAGCCCTCAGCAGCCTACGAACGCGCAACGCCAAACTGCAACTCCCAAATATTACCACTCATGTTCCCAATGAGTTACCGCTGGCCCATGCTGATGGGGAATGGATGGTTGAAGTGATTACCAAGTTGCTGGATAATGCCTGTAAATTTACGGAACCTAAAGGCAATATTACGATCGAGGCTAAATCTAACGGCAATGAAATGCTGGAAGTGACTGTAGCTGATACAGGTCGAGGCATTGAACCCGATCGGCTGGAAGTGGTGTTCGATCGGTTTTATCAGGAAGAGGGTGCTCTCCGCCGTTCAACGGGCGGCACTGGTCTAGGGCTAGCCATTTGTCGCCAAATTGTCACTGGCATGGGTGGGCAAATTTGGGCAGAGTCTGCTGGACGAGACAAGGGTAGCAAGTTTCACTTTACAATCCCTATCTTTAAGGACTATACCTGA